In a single window of the Anguilla rostrata isolate EN2019 chromosome 4, ASM1855537v3, whole genome shotgun sequence genome:
- the LOC135253238 gene encoding U2 snRNP-associated SURP motif-containing protein-like isoform X1, producing MADKTPGGAQKASAKALLESKLKSFTIGKMAVAKRTLSKKEQDEIKKKEDERAAAEIYEEFLAAFEGGEGKVKAFVRGGFANAAKEESASDEKKGKLYKPKSRFEAKSFLPLETPPQFLPIDKRHTVKKTGEKEKKKSNLELFKEELKQIQEERDERHKTKGRVSRFEPLSGMDGRRSSDGSSRRNRPSSVLDESAPGSHDVGDPSTTNLYLGNINPQMNEEMLCQEFGRYGPLASVKIMWPRTDEERARERNCGFVAFMTRRDAERALKHLNGKTIMNFEMKLGWGKGVPIPPHPIYIPPSMMEHTLPPPPSGLPFNSQPRERLKNPNATLLPPPKNKEEFDKTLSQAIVKVVIPTERNLLSLIHRMIEFVVREGPMFEAMIMNREISNPMYRFLFENQSPAHVYYRWKLYSILQGEAPTKWRTEEFRMFKNGSLWRPPPLNPYLHGTYDDEEDEEEEEAGKKGCLKEDERDKLEEMLRGLTPRKGDIAEAMVFCLSHAEAAEEIVECIAESLSILKTPLPKKIARLYLVSDVLYNSSAKVTNASYYRKYFETKLCQIFSDLHATYRTIQGHLQSENYKQRVMSCFRAWEDWTVYPDPFLIKLQNIFLGLVNLNVEKEAPAAIVEQAVPEVDLDGAPIAEELDGAPLEDVDGLPIDGLPIDGLPIDAAPIDGAPIDGAPLIDGAPLDDLDGVPIKAVEDDLDGVPLDHSGQKEPTFKVAPSKWEAVDEAELEAQAVTTSKWEIFEQPELVEQKKEEEESEDENDTKSSQSEEQQSYSNPVKEDASDSKTAKHSGMNEEKRTKLREIEVKVMKFQDELESGKRPKKPGQSIQEQIQHYRDKLLQKEKEKEKMEREKDKEKKDKEKTEVRSKEKEKEDSTPTRKDRCVSPAVVARKRRHSGSPSPARSSGRRGRSPSPRSERSERSERSDRSYTKDSSRGRSSHKDSPRISGKKSSKRSPSPPRTPKRSRRSRSRTPKKSSKKSRSKSRSPHRSHKKSKKSKH from the exons ATGGCGGACAAAACACCTGGTGGGGCACAGAAAGCCAGCGCAAAG GCACTTCTGGAGAGCAAACTGAAGTCCTTCACCATTGGCAAAATGGCTGTAGCAAAGAGAACCCTCAGCAAAAAGGAAcaggatgaaataaaaaagaag GAGGACGAACGAGCTGCTGCAGAGATCTATGAAGAATTCTTGGCCGCCtttgagggaggggagggcaaaGTCAAAGCTTTTGTCAGAGGAGGTTTTGCCAATGCAGCAAAGG AGGAGTCTGCTTCTGATGAGAAGAAAGGGAAGCTGTACAAACCCAAGTCTCGCTTTGAAGCCAAAAGCTTTTTGCCTTTGGAAACCCCCCCACAGTTTTTACCAATAGATAAGCGGCAT ACAGTTAAAAAGACTggtgaaaaggagaaaaagaagagtAACTTGGAGCTCTTTAAAGAAGAACTGAAACA GATACAAGAAGAGCGAGATGAAAGACACAAGACTAAAGGTCGTGTCAGCAGATTTGAGCCCCTCTCTGGCATGGATGGAAGACGCTCCT CGGATGGTTCTTCACGAAGAAACCGTCCGTCCAGTG TTCTGGATGAATCCGCGCCGGGCTCTCACGATGTTGGAGACCCCTCGACCACTAACTTGTATCTCGGCAACATAAATCCCCAG ATGAACGAAGAGATGCTTTGTCAGGAGTTTGGCCGCTATGGCCCCTTGGCCAGCGTGAAGATCATGTGGCCCAGGACGGATGAGGAGCGGGCCAGGGAGAGAAACTGCGGCTTTGTCGCTTTCATGACCAGGAGAGATGCGGAGCGAGCGCTGAAGCATTTAAATG gAAAGACGATCATGAATTTTGAGATGAAGCTCGGGTGGGGTAAAGGCGTTCCaatccctccccaccccataTACATTCCACCCTCTATGATGGAGCACACCCTCCCACCGCCACCATCCGGGCTCCCCTTCAACTCTCAGCCCCGGGAGAGATTGAAGAACCCCAACGCGACCCTGCTTCCCCCTCCCAAAAACAAGGAGGAGTTCGACAAG ACTCTGTCGCAAGCCATAGTCAAAGTGGTTATCCCAACAGAAAG GAATTTGCTCTCTCTGATACATCGAATGATCGAGTTTGTGGTGCGTGAGGGCCCCATGTTTGAAGCCATGATCATGAACCGAGAGATCAGCAACCCCATGTACag GTTTCTGTTTGAGAATCAGAGCCCGGCTCACGTGTACTACCGATGGAAACTGTACTCCATCCTGCAG GGCGAGGCTCCCACGAAGTGGCGCACGGAAGAGTTCCGCATGTTCAAGAACGGGTCCTTGTGGCGGCCGCCCCCCCTCAACCCGTACCTGCACGGCACGTACGACGACGAAgaagacgaggaagaggaggaggctggCAAAAAAGGCTGCTTAAAAGAAGA TGAGCGAGACAAGCTGGAGGAGATGCTGCGGGGCCTCACTCCCAGGAAGGGCGACATTGCGGAGGCCATGGTCTTCTGCCTGAGCCACGCCGAGGCTGCTGAGGAGATTGTGGAGTGCATCGCTGAGTCTCTGTCCATACTCAAGACCCCTCTGCCCAAAAAG ATTGCACGGTTATATCTGGTATCAGACGTGCTGTACAACTCCTCTGCTAAAGTGACCAATGCCTCTTATTACCGGAAATA TTTTGAAACCAAGCTTTGCCAGATATTTTCAGACCTGCACGCCACATACAGGACAATACAAGGACACCTTCAGTCTGAAAATTACAAG CAAAGAGTGATGTCGTGCTTCCGAGCATGGGAGGACTGGACGGTGTACCCTGACCCCTTCCTGATTAAGCTACAGAACATCTTCCTGGGCCTGGTCAACCTGAATGTAGAAAAGGAGGCCCCTGCAGCCATTGTAGAG CAGGCCGTTCCCGAAGTAGACCTCGATGGGGCCCCCATTGCCGAAGAGCTGGACGGGGCCCCTTTGGAAGATGTGGACGGGTTGCCCATCGACGGGTTGCCCATCGACGGGTTGCCCATCGACGCTGCGCCCATCGACGGAGCGCCCATCGATGGCGCCCCACTCATTGATGGAGCCCCACTCGACGACCTGGACGGGGTTCCCATAAAGGCTGTGGAGGACGATTTGGACGGGGTGCCAT TGGATCATTCTGGGCAGAAAGAGCCAACATTTAAAGTGGCACCTTCCAAATGGGAAGCAGTGGATGAGGCTGAGCTGGAAGCACAAG CTGTCACTACATCGAAGTGGGAGATCTTTGAACAGCCAGAGCTGGTGGAACAAAAGAA ggaggaagaggagagcgaAGACGAAAATGACACCAAGAGTTCTCAGTCCGAAGAGCAGCAGTCATACTCCAACCCCGTGAAGGAAGACGCATCGGATTCCAAAACAGCAAAGCATTCTGGAATGAACGAGGAGAAGCGCACAAAACTACGGGAAATAGAG GTGAAAGTTATGAAGTTTCAAGATGAACTGGAGTCGGGGAAACGACCCAAAAAGCCTGGACAGAGCATTCAGGAGCAAATCCAACACTACCGAGACAAACTCTTACAGAAA gaaaaagaaaaggagaaaatggaaagggaaaaagacaaagagaaaaaagacaaagaaaaaacagaggtGCGttcaaaagaaaaggaaaaggaagatTCCACACCGACCAGAAAAGACAG gtgtgtgtctCCCGCTGTGGTTGCCAGGAAGCGGCGGCACAGTGgctcccccagccccgcccggAGTAGCGGGCGACGGGGGCGGTCCCCTTCCCCGCGCTCCGAGCGCTCCGAACGTTCCGAACGTTCCGACCGCTCCTACACGAAAGACAGCTCCCGAGGCCGGTCTTCCCACAAGGACTCTCCCCGGATCAGCGGAAAGAAGTCCTCTAAAAG GTCACCCTCGCCACCAAGGACACCGAAGCGATCCCGGAGGTCGCGGTCAAGGACACCCAAGAAATCGAGCAAGAAATCTAGGTCAAAGTCCAGGTCTCCACACCGGTCTCACAAGAAGTCAAAGAAGAGCAAGCACTGA
- the LOC135253238 gene encoding U2 snRNP-associated SURP motif-containing protein-like isoform X4 — MAVAKRTLSKKEQDEIKKKEDERAAAEIYEEFLAAFEGGEGKVKAFVRGGFANAAKEESASDEKKGKLYKPKSRFEAKSFLPLETPPQFLPIDKRHTVKKTGEKEKKKSNLELFKEELKQIQEERDERHKTKGRVSRFEPLSGMDGRRSSDGSSRRNRPSSVLDESAPGSHDVGDPSTTNLYLGNINPQMNEEMLCQEFGRYGPLASVKIMWPRTDEERARERNCGFVAFMTRRDAERALKHLNGKTIMNFEMKLGWGKGVPIPPHPIYIPPSMMEHTLPPPPSGLPFNSQPRERLKNPNATLLPPPKNKEEFDKTLSQAIVKVVIPTERNLLSLIHRMIEFVVREGPMFEAMIMNREISNPMYRFLFENQSPAHVYYRWKLYSILQGEAPTKWRTEEFRMFKNGSLWRPPPLNPYLHGTYDDEEDEEEEEAGKKGCLKEDERDKLEEMLRGLTPRKGDIAEAMVFCLSHAEAAEEIVECIAESLSILKTPLPKKIARLYLVSDVLYNSSAKVTNASYYRKYFETKLCQIFSDLHATYRTIQGHLQSENYKQRVMSCFRAWEDWTVYPDPFLIKLQNIFLGLVNLNVEKEAPAAIVEQAVPEVDLDGAPIAEELDGAPLEDVDGLPIDGLPIDGLPIDAAPIDGAPIDGAPLIDGAPLDDLDGVPIKAVEDDLDGVPLDHSGQKEPTFKVAPSKWEAVDEAELEAQAVTTSKWEIFEQPELVEQKKEEEESEDENDTKSSQSEEQQSYSNPVKEDASDSKTAKHSGMNEEKRTKLREIEVKVMKFQDELESGKRPKKPGQSIQEQIQHYRDKLLQKEKEKEKMEREKDKEKKDKEKTEVRSKEKEKEDSTPTRKDRCVSPAVVARKRRHSGSPSPARSSGRRGRSPSPRSERSERSERSDRSYTKDSSRGRSSHKDSPRISGKKSSKRSPSPPRTPKRSRRSRSRTPKKSSKKSRSKSRSPHRSHKKSKKSKH, encoded by the exons ATGGCTGTAGCAAAGAGAACCCTCAGCAAAAAGGAAcaggatgaaataaaaaagaag GAGGACGAACGAGCTGCTGCAGAGATCTATGAAGAATTCTTGGCCGCCtttgagggaggggagggcaaaGTCAAAGCTTTTGTCAGAGGAGGTTTTGCCAATGCAGCAAAGG AGGAGTCTGCTTCTGATGAGAAGAAAGGGAAGCTGTACAAACCCAAGTCTCGCTTTGAAGCCAAAAGCTTTTTGCCTTTGGAAACCCCCCCACAGTTTTTACCAATAGATAAGCGGCAT ACAGTTAAAAAGACTggtgaaaaggagaaaaagaagagtAACTTGGAGCTCTTTAAAGAAGAACTGAAACA GATACAAGAAGAGCGAGATGAAAGACACAAGACTAAAGGTCGTGTCAGCAGATTTGAGCCCCTCTCTGGCATGGATGGAAGACGCTCCT CGGATGGTTCTTCACGAAGAAACCGTCCGTCCAGTG TTCTGGATGAATCCGCGCCGGGCTCTCACGATGTTGGAGACCCCTCGACCACTAACTTGTATCTCGGCAACATAAATCCCCAG ATGAACGAAGAGATGCTTTGTCAGGAGTTTGGCCGCTATGGCCCCTTGGCCAGCGTGAAGATCATGTGGCCCAGGACGGATGAGGAGCGGGCCAGGGAGAGAAACTGCGGCTTTGTCGCTTTCATGACCAGGAGAGATGCGGAGCGAGCGCTGAAGCATTTAAATG gAAAGACGATCATGAATTTTGAGATGAAGCTCGGGTGGGGTAAAGGCGTTCCaatccctccccaccccataTACATTCCACCCTCTATGATGGAGCACACCCTCCCACCGCCACCATCCGGGCTCCCCTTCAACTCTCAGCCCCGGGAGAGATTGAAGAACCCCAACGCGACCCTGCTTCCCCCTCCCAAAAACAAGGAGGAGTTCGACAAG ACTCTGTCGCAAGCCATAGTCAAAGTGGTTATCCCAACAGAAAG GAATTTGCTCTCTCTGATACATCGAATGATCGAGTTTGTGGTGCGTGAGGGCCCCATGTTTGAAGCCATGATCATGAACCGAGAGATCAGCAACCCCATGTACag GTTTCTGTTTGAGAATCAGAGCCCGGCTCACGTGTACTACCGATGGAAACTGTACTCCATCCTGCAG GGCGAGGCTCCCACGAAGTGGCGCACGGAAGAGTTCCGCATGTTCAAGAACGGGTCCTTGTGGCGGCCGCCCCCCCTCAACCCGTACCTGCACGGCACGTACGACGACGAAgaagacgaggaagaggaggaggctggCAAAAAAGGCTGCTTAAAAGAAGA TGAGCGAGACAAGCTGGAGGAGATGCTGCGGGGCCTCACTCCCAGGAAGGGCGACATTGCGGAGGCCATGGTCTTCTGCCTGAGCCACGCCGAGGCTGCTGAGGAGATTGTGGAGTGCATCGCTGAGTCTCTGTCCATACTCAAGACCCCTCTGCCCAAAAAG ATTGCACGGTTATATCTGGTATCAGACGTGCTGTACAACTCCTCTGCTAAAGTGACCAATGCCTCTTATTACCGGAAATA TTTTGAAACCAAGCTTTGCCAGATATTTTCAGACCTGCACGCCACATACAGGACAATACAAGGACACCTTCAGTCTGAAAATTACAAG CAAAGAGTGATGTCGTGCTTCCGAGCATGGGAGGACTGGACGGTGTACCCTGACCCCTTCCTGATTAAGCTACAGAACATCTTCCTGGGCCTGGTCAACCTGAATGTAGAAAAGGAGGCCCCTGCAGCCATTGTAGAG CAGGCCGTTCCCGAAGTAGACCTCGATGGGGCCCCCATTGCCGAAGAGCTGGACGGGGCCCCTTTGGAAGATGTGGACGGGTTGCCCATCGACGGGTTGCCCATCGACGGGTTGCCCATCGACGCTGCGCCCATCGACGGAGCGCCCATCGATGGCGCCCCACTCATTGATGGAGCCCCACTCGACGACCTGGACGGGGTTCCCATAAAGGCTGTGGAGGACGATTTGGACGGGGTGCCAT TGGATCATTCTGGGCAGAAAGAGCCAACATTTAAAGTGGCACCTTCCAAATGGGAAGCAGTGGATGAGGCTGAGCTGGAAGCACAAG CTGTCACTACATCGAAGTGGGAGATCTTTGAACAGCCAGAGCTGGTGGAACAAAAGAA ggaggaagaggagagcgaAGACGAAAATGACACCAAGAGTTCTCAGTCCGAAGAGCAGCAGTCATACTCCAACCCCGTGAAGGAAGACGCATCGGATTCCAAAACAGCAAAGCATTCTGGAATGAACGAGGAGAAGCGCACAAAACTACGGGAAATAGAG GTGAAAGTTATGAAGTTTCAAGATGAACTGGAGTCGGGGAAACGACCCAAAAAGCCTGGACAGAGCATTCAGGAGCAAATCCAACACTACCGAGACAAACTCTTACAGAAA gaaaaagaaaaggagaaaatggaaagggaaaaagacaaagagaaaaaagacaaagaaaaaacagaggtGCGttcaaaagaaaaggaaaaggaagatTCCACACCGACCAGAAAAGACAG gtgtgtgtctCCCGCTGTGGTTGCCAGGAAGCGGCGGCACAGTGgctcccccagccccgcccggAGTAGCGGGCGACGGGGGCGGTCCCCTTCCCCGCGCTCCGAGCGCTCCGAACGTTCCGAACGTTCCGACCGCTCCTACACGAAAGACAGCTCCCGAGGCCGGTCTTCCCACAAGGACTCTCCCCGGATCAGCGGAAAGAAGTCCTCTAAAAG GTCACCCTCGCCACCAAGGACACCGAAGCGATCCCGGAGGTCGCGGTCAAGGACACCCAAGAAATCGAGCAAGAAATCTAGGTCAAAGTCCAGGTCTCCACACCGGTCTCACAAGAAGTCAAAGAAGAGCAAGCACTGA